From a region of the Candidatus Pelagibacter sp. FZCC0015 genome:
- a CDS encoding YbiU family protein: MFENIDIKKVKEELRNHSKNYRENFAKIEKYIEAEIQEILNFKKNNKSIIPEISINEIDLNKTRVIEDIKKRGCVIIRDVFEDKFIENLNLQLENYIDENNYYEDQKKKADLDKYFSDLKSGKPQIFGLYWSKAQIEIRHSEQMAKVKKWLNNLWVYKNEEYEVFDPNKELSYADRVRRREPGDDTLGLSPHCDAGSIERWTDSHYQKIYRDIFSDNFEKYNPFEAKYRDKTIEFESPAVAHVFRTFQGWTALTEQGPNDGTLQLIPIAKAITYVLTRALQDDVPENELCGSKLGRALSVNKDYHSLLLKGLVSIPKMKPGDTVWWHPDVIHAVEDKHSGKNYSNVVYVGATPYCKKNLDYTIKQSKKFLEGKSPPDFSAEDYEINYKGRVKLEDLSLLAKKQLALEKWN, translated from the coding sequence ATGTTCGAAAATATTGATATTAAAAAAGTCAAAGAAGAACTCAGAAATCACTCAAAAAATTACAGAGAAAATTTTGCTAAAATTGAAAAGTATATAGAAGCTGAAATACAAGAAATATTAAATTTCAAAAAAAACAATAAATCCATAATTCCAGAAATTAGTATTAATGAAATAGATCTAAACAAAACAAGAGTAATAGAAGATATAAAAAAAAGAGGGTGTGTAATAATCCGAGATGTTTTTGAAGACAAATTTATTGAAAATTTAAATCTTCAATTAGAGAATTATATTGACGAAAATAATTATTATGAAGATCAAAAGAAGAAAGCTGATCTAGATAAATATTTTAGTGATCTTAAATCAGGCAAACCTCAAATATTCGGCCTTTATTGGTCCAAAGCACAAATAGAAATAAGACATTCAGAGCAAATGGCTAAAGTAAAAAAATGGCTTAATAATCTTTGGGTTTATAAAAATGAAGAATATGAGGTTTTTGATCCTAATAAAGAATTATCTTATGCAGATAGAGTTAGAAGAAGAGAGCCAGGGGATGATACTTTGGGACTTTCTCCTCATTGCGATGCTGGATCTATTGAGAGATGGACTGATAGTCATTATCAAAAAATTTATAGAGATATATTTTCTGACAACTTTGAAAAATATAATCCATTTGAAGCAAAATATAGGGATAAAACAATAGAGTTTGAGTCTCCTGCGGTTGCACATGTTTTTAGAACTTTTCAAGGTTGGACAGCTTTAACAGAACAAGGTCCTAATGATGGAACTTTACAATTAATACCAATTGCTAAAGCAATTACATATGTTTTAACAAGAGCATTGCAAGATGATGTTCCTGAAAATGAATTGTGTGGATCAAAACTTGGTAGAGCATTATCTGTAAATAAAGATTATCATTCATTACTTTTAAAAGGTTTAGTTTCAATTCCAAAAATGAAACCAGGTGATACTGTTTGGTGGCATCCAGACGTTATCCATGCTGTTGAAGACAAACATTCAGGAAAAAATTATTCTAATGTTGTTTACGTTGGTGCAACACCTTATTGTAAAAAAAATCTTGATTATACAATAAAACAATCAAAAAAATTTCTAGAAGGTAAAAGTC
- the msrB gene encoding peptide-methionine (R)-S-oxide reductase MsrB: protein MTKKINPNLTAEQKLILFEEGTELPGSSELNNEKREGSFHCANCGEKLFDSKTKYESGSGWPSFYESLPDVFETKTDHHLGYARTEYHCKKCGGHHGHIFDDGPKPTGKRFCNNGVCLVFKPKG from the coding sequence AATCCAAATTTAACAGCAGAGCAAAAATTAATTTTATTTGAAGAAGGAACTGAGCTTCCAGGTTCTAGTGAACTTAATAATGAAAAAAGAGAAGGAAGTTTTCATTGTGCAAATTGTGGTGAAAAATTATTCGATTCAAAAACAAAATATGAGAGTGGTTCTGGTTGGCCTTCTTTTTATGAGTCTCTACCAGATGTGTTTGAAACAAAAACCGATCACCATTTAGGCTATGCAAGAACTGAATATCATTGTAAAAAATGTGGAGGTCATCATGGTCATATATTTGATGATGGGCCCAAACCTACAGGAAAGCGATTTTGCAATAATGGAGTATGTTTAGTCTTTAAACCTAAGGGCTAA